One genomic region from Macellibacteroides fermentans encodes:
- a CDS encoding flavin reductase family protein, with protein sequence MKQDWKPGTMIYPVPAVMVSCGSEPSEYNIITVSWVGTICTNPAMCYISIRPGRHSYPILKKNMEFVINLTTREMAYATDWCGVSSGKDYNKFNEMNLTPGKSKLVSAPIIEESPLCIECRVKEVLALGSHDMFIADVVNVQADDAYLDPETGAFDMQRADLLAYSHGKYYGLGELIGKFGWSVKKKK encoded by the coding sequence ATGAAGCAAGACTGGAAGCCGGGTACAATGATCTATCCGGTACCTGCCGTAATGGTGAGTTGTGGCAGCGAACCTTCCGAGTACAATATTATAACTGTCAGCTGGGTCGGTACTATATGTACCAATCCGGCTATGTGTTATATATCCATACGGCCCGGACGGCATTCGTATCCGATTCTAAAAAAGAATATGGAATTTGTAATCAATCTTACTACCCGAGAAATGGCTTATGCAACCGATTGGTGCGGTGTAAGTTCCGGTAAAGATTATAACAAATTTAATGAAATGAATCTTACTCCCGGCAAGTCAAAGTTAGTCAGTGCACCTATAATTGAAGAGTCTCCTCTTTGTATTGAATGCCGGGTGAAAGAGGTATTAGCACTTGGAAGCCACGATATGTTTATTGCCGATGTGGTAAATGTACAGGCAGACGATGCCTACCTCGATCCAGAAACAGGGGCTTTCGATATGCAAAGAGCCGATTTGTTGGCGTATTCTCATGGAAAGTATTATGGATTAGGAGAGCTGATCGGTAAATTCGGCTGGTCGGTTAAAAAGAAAAAATAA
- a CDS encoding porin family protein — protein MKKLGILTVLLIIAFTGGAQTQKNETEGFSFGAKLGFSSTLPIINSLTIEGVEAQNVNLQYKVGYLAALFCRINIDRFFIMPGVEWNHADGSINYSLPDGIDQTYLKSTYAVSSEGFNVETNTIEVPVLLGFNMVKSYPYCLSFQAGPKLRYRVTEDFSPVGNPETFKLSGESKPYGVNAVTGVSVSIWRMFFDFYYEFGINQSKTDFSYQTTLLPYESNFSLKNRTNKMSFSLGILF, from the coding sequence ATGAAGAAATTAGGTATACTTACAGTATTGTTGATTATTGCATTTACTGGAGGAGCTCAGACACAGAAAAACGAAACAGAAGGTTTTTCGTTTGGAGCGAAACTCGGGTTCAGCTCAACACTTCCTATTATCAACTCGTTGACAATAGAAGGGGTAGAGGCGCAAAATGTGAATCTTCAATACAAAGTAGGTTACCTTGCTGCACTGTTTTGCCGTATAAATATCGACCGTTTTTTTATTATGCCGGGTGTGGAATGGAACCACGCAGACGGAAGTATCAACTATTCGTTGCCTGATGGTATAGATCAAACGTATCTTAAAAGTACATATGCAGTCTCTTCAGAAGGATTCAATGTGGAGACAAATACAATTGAAGTGCCGGTGCTTTTAGGGTTCAATATGGTAAAATCTTATCCTTATTGTCTCAGTTTTCAGGCCGGACCCAAATTAAGGTACAGGGTTACGGAAGATTTTTCACCTGTAGGTAATCCGGAAACTTTTAAGCTGTCGGGCGAAAGCAAACCATATGGTGTTAATGCCGTAACCGGAGTGTCGGTAAGTATTTGGCGGATGTTCTTTGATTTTTATTATGAATTCGGTATCAATCAATCCAAAACAGATTTCTCTTATCAAACCACTCTTTTACCCTACGAAAGTAACTTCAGTTTGAAGAACAGAACCAATAAAATGAGTTTTTCCCTCGGAATATTGTTTTAA
- the recQ gene encoding DNA helicase RecQ — MKEIEALLKKFFGYTSFRPLQADIIKRILDKKDSLVLMPTGGGKSICFQLPAIYLPGTAVVISPLIALMKDQVEGLLSNGIPAAALNSSMPDAERQRIKQLCMQGKVKLLYISPEGLMGEVDWLLPRMDISLIAIDEAHCISQWGHDFRPEYTQLAVLKERFPKVPIVALTATADKITRLDILNQLKLNDPQTFISSFDRPNLSLTVKRGFSKKEKIASIVHFINARKQQSGIVYCMKRSDTEELAEALNSYGIKAIAYHAGLAPARREKAQDDYINDRFDVVCATVAFGMGIDKSNVRWVIHYNMPGSIENYYQEIGRAGRDGLPSDTLLFYSLGDLVLLRRFVEESGQSDITSEKLERMKRYCETDVCRRRILLSYFGEEAEHDCGNCDVCKNPPQRFDGTILVQKALSAVVRTGERVGIQMLIDILRGSFRQEIRQHGYDQLKTYGAGRDLSYKEWKEYVYQMLQLGYAEVDYAAGRTLKVTPLGSKVLYGELKAQLATWNEDENTDNYSDKGSRGTRETKKKFKASPIRPIDSDSIEESLLDSLRQLRKQLAERESMPAYIIFSDQSLQDMVEKKPVTLDEFSEIIGVGQIKLDKYGKVFVSLIRFVLKLPKLNF, encoded by the coding sequence ATGAAGGAGATTGAGGCGTTATTAAAAAAGTTTTTTGGATATACTTCCTTTCGCCCCTTACAGGCGGATATTATCAAAAGAATACTGGATAAAAAAGATTCACTGGTGCTGATGCCGACCGGTGGAGGTAAATCCATCTGCTTTCAGTTGCCGGCTATTTACCTGCCGGGTACGGCTGTTGTAATCTCTCCTCTGATTGCCTTGATGAAAGACCAGGTGGAAGGCTTGTTATCTAACGGAATACCTGCTGCTGCACTTAACAGCAGTATGCCCGATGCCGAACGACAACGCATCAAACAACTTTGCATGCAGGGGAAGGTGAAGCTTCTGTATATTTCACCCGAGGGATTGATGGGGGAAGTGGATTGGTTGCTTCCACGTATGGATATTTCTTTGATTGCCATCGACGAGGCTCACTGTATCTCGCAATGGGGACATGATTTCCGTCCGGAGTACACCCAACTGGCCGTTCTGAAAGAGCGTTTTCCAAAGGTTCCTATCGTTGCACTGACGGCCACCGCTGATAAGATTACGCGGCTGGATATACTCAATCAATTGAAACTGAATGATCCGCAAACCTTTATCTCGTCGTTCGACAGACCAAATCTATCGCTTACCGTTAAAAGAGGATTCTCCAAAAAAGAAAAAATTGCCTCCATCGTTCATTTTATCAATGCCCGGAAACAACAAAGCGGGATTGTATATTGCATGAAGCGAAGTGACACGGAAGAATTGGCGGAAGCGCTAAACTCCTATGGTATAAAGGCTATTGCCTACCATGCGGGATTAGCACCTGCCCGACGTGAAAAGGCCCAGGATGACTACATAAACGACCGGTTCGATGTGGTTTGTGCTACTGTTGCCTTTGGTATGGGGATCGATAAAAGTAACGTTCGTTGGGTAATACACTATAACATGCCCGGAAGCATTGAAAACTATTATCAGGAAATAGGGCGTGCCGGACGGGATGGTTTACCCAGCGATACCTTGTTGTTTTATTCTTTGGGCGATTTGGTCTTGCTCCGTCGTTTTGTGGAAGAAAGCGGACAAAGCGATATCACCTCCGAAAAGCTGGAACGTATGAAGCGGTACTGCGAAACCGATGTATGCCGTAGGCGGATATTGCTTAGTTACTTTGGTGAAGAGGCAGAACACGATTGTGGTAATTGTGATGTGTGTAAGAATCCTCCTCAACGGTTCGACGGTACAATACTGGTACAGAAAGCCCTAAGTGCAGTGGTACGTACGGGTGAGCGGGTTGGCATACAGATGCTGATTGACATCTTGCGGGGATCGTTCCGCCAGGAGATCAGGCAACATGGGTATGATCAGCTGAAGACTTACGGTGCAGGTCGGGATCTTTCATACAAAGAGTGGAAAGAATATGTTTATCAGATGCTGCAGTTAGGCTACGCTGAAGTGGATTATGCAGCCGGACGTACGCTTAAGGTTACTCCACTGGGAAGCAAGGTTCTTTACGGCGAACTAAAAGCCCAACTGGCTACCTGGAACGAAGATGAAAACACGGATAATTATTCCGACAAAGGTTCACGAGGAACACGTGAGACTAAAAAGAAATTTAAAGCGAGTCCGATTCGTCCCATCGATTCAGATTCTATAGAAGAATCCTTACTTGACTCACTCAGACAACTTCGTAAACAGTTGGCCGAAAGGGAAAGTATGCCTGCATACATTATTTTCAGCGATCAATCGCTCCAGGATATGGTTGAAAAGAAGCCCGTTACACTGGATGAGTTTAGTGAAATAATCGGAGTTGGGCAGATTAAGCTGGATAAATACGGAAAAGTATTTGTCTCTCTGATCCGTTTTGTTCTTAAATTGCCAAAGCTCAATTTCTAA
- a CDS encoding DEAD/DEAH box helicase, whose amino-acid sequence MTFEDLNLIEPIRKALQQEGYTTPTPIQAEAIPIVTDGYDLLGCAQTGTGKTAAFSIPIIQKLYNQQQKERSRGIKALILTPTRELAIQIDESFEAYGRYANLRHAVIFGGVGQKPQTDVLQRGVDILIATPGRLLDLINQGYVSLKSLDFFVLDEADRMLDMGFIHDIKRILPLLPKKRQSLFFSATMPPEIEKLASTILYKPEKVEVTPVSSTVDTIDQYIYYVEKKDKISLLTSLLANKSLESVLVFARTKHGADKIAKSLVKSEIVAEAIHGNKSQNARQRALSNFKDGSTRVLIATDIAARGIDVDNLSHVINYELPNVPETYVHRIGRTGRAGRSGVAYSFCDAEEMPLLKDIHKLIGKQIPAAGGNPFETAQVKQAVAEKNKAIKEESKRRNMFGSKRDGSYWRNKKRAEGSNANTAPKKK is encoded by the coding sequence ATGACATTTGAAGATTTAAACTTAATAGAGCCTATTAGAAAGGCCTTACAACAAGAAGGATACACCACCCCGACACCCATACAGGCAGAAGCCATTCCCATAGTAACAGACGGATACGATTTATTGGGGTGTGCACAGACGGGCACAGGTAAAACGGCCGCATTTTCCATTCCCATCATACAGAAACTATACAATCAGCAGCAGAAAGAGCGTAGCAGAGGTATTAAAGCGCTTATTCTTACGCCAACGCGTGAGCTGGCTATTCAGATTGACGAGAGTTTCGAAGCATACGGACGTTATGCCAACCTTCGCCATGCAGTTATTTTTGGAGGAGTGGGACAGAAGCCTCAAACCGATGTGTTGCAACGTGGGGTGGATATACTTATTGCCACACCCGGACGTCTGCTTGACCTGATCAATCAAGGATATGTAAGTCTGAAAAGTCTTGATTTCTTTGTGCTGGATGAAGCCGACCGGATGTTGGACATGGGATTTATACACGATATCAAACGTATTCTGCCCTTGTTGCCCAAAAAGCGTCAGTCGCTGTTCTTTTCGGCAACGATGCCTCCCGAAATTGAAAAACTGGCAAGTACGATTCTTTACAAGCCCGAAAAGGTTGAGGTGACTCCTGTATCTTCTACAGTTGATACGATCGACCAGTACATATACTATGTGGAAAAGAAGGATAAGATTTCTCTTCTTACCTCTTTGCTGGCAAACAAGTCGTTGGAATCGGTACTTGTTTTTGCAAGAACCAAGCACGGAGCCGACAAGATTGCCAAATCACTTGTAAAATCTGAGATCGTTGCAGAGGCTATTCATGGAAATAAAAGTCAGAATGCCCGTCAGCGTGCCCTTTCAAATTTTAAAGATGGATCAACACGGGTTTTGATTGCAACCGATATTGCAGCCCGAGGGATAGACGTAGACAACCTTTCGCACGTAATAAACTACGAATTGCCCAATGTGCCGGAAACTTATGTACACCGGATCGGCCGTACAGGCAGAGCCGGACGAAGTGGTGTTGCCTATTCGTTTTGCGATGCAGAGGAGATGCCATTGTTGAAAGACATTCATAAACTGATCGGAAAACAGATCCCGGCTGCGGGAGGCAATCCATTTGAAACAGCTCAGGTAAAGCAAGCTGTTGCCGAGAAGAACAAGGCAATCAAAGAAGAGTCAAAACGCCGGAATATGTTTGGTAGCAAGCGCGACGGCAGTTACTGGAGAAATAAGAAGAGGGCAGAAGGAAGTAACGCTAACACTGCTCCCAAAAAGAAATAA
- a CDS encoding DUF4434 domain-containing protein, which produces MNRRNFIHACGISIASSCLLNQQLLATEAPLSSKCKPIIGSWFEFNHHNPAEGKYWDPALRSFTSAQWREKIREIREAGMEYLVLLSVADKGKTFYPSQLQPRHDFECPDPLEAVLSAADEFGVKFFVSNDFWGDSGDMYKLMTSKEVVSIREKGMEEVARKYGHHPSFYGWYYPNETGLSENIDETTIHYVNSCSRKARELMPRCVNLIAPYGTKFVKADANFARQLERLDIDIIAYQDEVGVLKTDAGSAGRYFEALQKVHASVGRARLWADVEVFQFEGPVYKSALLPASFQRIRTQLEDVSPYVENILIYQYIGMMNKPGTTAFAGHPTSTELYTGYIDWLNKNK; this is translated from the coding sequence ATGAACAGACGTAATTTTATACATGCTTGCGGTATTTCCATCGCTTCATCATGCTTGCTAAATCAGCAATTGCTTGCAACCGAAGCACCTCTGTCATCAAAATGTAAACCTATCATCGGATCGTGGTTTGAATTTAATCACCACAATCCGGCCGAGGGTAAATACTGGGATCCGGCCTTAAGAAGTTTCACATCAGCACAGTGGCGCGAAAAAATCAGAGAGATACGCGAAGCAGGTATGGAATATCTGGTGCTGCTCTCGGTAGCCGATAAAGGGAAAACCTTTTACCCGTCGCAGTTACAACCCCGTCACGATTTTGAATGTCCGGATCCGTTAGAGGCCGTATTGTCGGCTGCCGACGAGTTTGGGGTCAAGTTCTTTGTAAGTAACGACTTTTGGGGAGATTCGGGCGATATGTATAAACTGATGACGAGCAAGGAGGTGGTAAGCATCAGAGAGAAGGGGATGGAAGAGGTTGCCCGGAAATACGGTCACCACCCAAGCTTTTACGGATGGTATTACCCAAATGAGACCGGATTGTCTGAAAACATTGATGAGACCACCATCCACTATGTAAACTCCTGCTCACGTAAAGCCCGGGAGTTGATGCCCCGCTGTGTTAACCTGATAGCCCCCTATGGCACCAAGTTTGTAAAAGCCGATGCAAATTTTGCCCGCCAACTCGAACGCCTGGATATCGATATCATAGCCTACCAAGATGAAGTAGGCGTTTTGAAAACAGATGCAGGATCGGCCGGCCGGTATTTCGAAGCGCTGCAGAAAGTGCATGCCAGCGTTGGCCGGGCCAGATTATGGGCCGATGTAGAAGTGTTTCAATTTGAAGGTCCTGTTTACAAGAGTGCCTTGCTTCCGGCTTCCTTCCAAAGGATACGTACACAGTTGGAAGACGTCTCTCCGTACGTCGAGAATATCCTGATTTATCAATACATCGGAATGATGAATAAACCCGGAACCACCGCTTTTGCAGGTCACCCCACATCGACCGAACTATATACCGGCTATATCGACTGGCTGAATAAAAACAAATAG
- a CDS encoding transglycosylase domain-containing protein, with protein sequence MINSKSSEWVSRGKSIFQFVLTRCKAGYVKGKTIFQQSPWYKKILLSGAAFIVLFFIYLVMVDINFLWLFGKSPSLSSISNPNQSVASVIYSADGKAIGKYFRENRTPVEYEEISPILIKTLIATEDERFYEHFGIDFQGLFAAVKDMTQGRARGASTITQQLVKNMFKVRSQYSRGVLGQIPGLRLLIAKSKEWITAVKIEMFYDKKEILTMYLNTVDFGSNAYGIKTACKTYFKISPKDLTIEQSATLVGLLKATTTYNPRVNPKNSLKRRNVVLENMKSQGIITAAQLDSIKQIPVKLNYNVESNYDGEALYFREAVARSLEKWCKDNEIDLYSDGLKIYTTLDTRMQKYAEEAVDKQMRVVQQNFNNHWGKENPWRDENHQEIVGFVEDIAKKTQLYKYLVQKYNNQADSVNYYMNEPRRLKVFDYKTGVKDTTFSAMDSIRYMERFMHTGFVAMEPQTGFVKAWVGDINFETWKYDKVLSKRQPGSTFKLFVYTTAIEKGMSPCDTRPDNYISWDVMDKGEMVKWVPRNANGEYTGENLSLKAAFARSINTIAVKLTQEVGVEEVIKTAHAMGIKTPLNNIPSVGLGSSDVSLLELVNSYCTVVNDGKTHDPVLVTRIEDHDGNLLYQHKQVDKQAISYETAFLMTQLLRAGLTEYNATSQNLWTYDIFRQNTEFGGKTGTSSNHSDAWFVGVSPNLVGGAWVGGEHRSIHFRTGKLGEGSKTALPIFGLFMEKVLADNNLEKYRAKFPKPTQTINKQYECMSVRPAENDSIDFLNSDSLFIEEEEPEYIETTPPPAL encoded by the coding sequence ATGATTAACTCCAAAAGCAGTGAATGGGTTTCTCGTGGTAAAAGCATCTTCCAATTCGTTTTAACCCGCTGTAAAGCAGGTTATGTGAAGGGCAAAACCATCTTCCAACAATCTCCCTGGTACAAAAAAATATTACTTTCGGGCGCAGCGTTTATCGTGTTGTTCTTTATCTATCTGGTAATGGTAGATATTAATTTCTTATGGCTATTCGGTAAATCACCCAGTCTTTCAAGTATCAGCAACCCCAATCAGAGCGTAGCTTCCGTTATTTATAGTGCCGACGGGAAAGCGATCGGTAAGTATTTCCGCGAAAACCGTACACCGGTGGAATATGAAGAAATCTCTCCCATCCTGATAAAAACGCTTATAGCTACTGAAGATGAGCGCTTTTACGAACACTTCGGGATTGACTTCCAGGGGTTGTTTGCAGCGGTTAAGGACATGACACAGGGACGTGCACGTGGTGCAAGTACCATTACGCAGCAGTTGGTAAAAAACATGTTCAAGGTTCGTTCGCAGTATTCGAGAGGGGTATTGGGACAGATACCCGGACTGCGGTTGCTTATTGCCAAATCCAAAGAATGGATTACAGCTGTAAAGATTGAAATGTTTTACGACAAGAAAGAAATTCTTACCATGTACCTTAATACGGTAGATTTTGGTAGTAACGCTTATGGGATAAAAACGGCTTGTAAAACATACTTTAAAATTTCTCCCAAGGATCTTACAATCGAACAATCGGCCACGCTGGTAGGTTTGCTTAAGGCTACAACTACTTACAATCCCCGCGTAAATCCAAAAAACAGTCTGAAACGCCGCAATGTGGTGCTCGAGAATATGAAGAGTCAGGGTATCATTACTGCGGCCCAACTTGATTCGATCAAACAGATACCCGTCAAGCTGAATTATAATGTTGAAAGCAATTACGATGGAGAGGCTCTTTATTTCAGGGAAGCGGTTGCTCGTTCGCTGGAAAAATGGTGCAAAGACAACGAGATAGATCTTTATTCGGACGGATTAAAGATTTATACTACGCTGGATACACGTATGCAGAAATATGCCGAAGAGGCGGTAGATAAGCAAATGCGTGTTGTTCAGCAGAACTTTAACAACCACTGGGGTAAAGAAAACCCCTGGAGAGACGAGAATCACCAGGAAATTGTTGGCTTTGTAGAGGACATTGCTAAAAAGACCCAACTGTACAAATACCTGGTTCAGAAATACAACAATCAGGCCGATTCGGTAAATTACTATATGAATGAACCTCGTCGCCTCAAAGTATTCGATTACAAGACAGGAGTAAAAGACACCACCTTCAGTGCTATGGATTCGATCCGTTACATGGAGCGTTTCATGCACACAGGCTTTGTAGCCATGGAACCTCAGACAGGATTCGTAAAGGCTTGGGTGGGCGACATTAACTTTGAAACCTGGAAATACGACAAGGTGCTTTCAAAACGTCAGCCAGGTTCTACTTTCAAACTTTTTGTATATACTACAGCCATCGAAAAGGGTATGTCTCCCTGTGATACACGTCCGGATAATTATATTAGCTGGGATGTGATGGATAAAGGTGAAATGGTGAAATGGGTTCCGCGTAATGCCAACGGCGAATATACGGGTGAAAATCTTTCCTTAAAAGCGGCTTTTGCTCGCTCTATCAATACCATCGCCGTAAAGCTGACTCAGGAAGTGGGGGTGGAAGAGGTTATCAAGACTGCCCATGCCATGGGAATTAAAACGCCTCTCAACAACATTCCTTCCGTAGGTTTAGGATCGTCTGATGTTTCACTGCTGGAGTTGGTAAACTCGTATTGTACGGTTGTAAATGATGGCAAAACACACGATCCGGTATTGGTAACCCGCATAGAAGACCACGACGGCAATCTTTTGTATCAACACAAGCAGGTGGATAAACAAGCCATCAGCTACGAGACTGCTTTCCTGATGACTCAGTTGCTGCGTGCCGGACTTACAGAATACAATGCTACTTCTCAGAATTTGTGGACCTACGATATTTTCCGCCAGAATACAGAGTTTGGAGGAAAAACTGGTACATCGTCCAACCACTCGGATGCCTGGTTTGTGGGTGTGAGTCCGAATCTGGTAGGTGGTGCCTGGGTAGGTGGCGAACATCGCAGTATCCATTTCCGTACCGGCAAATTGGGTGAAGGCAGCAAGACAGCCCTTCCTATATTCGGTCTGTTTATGGAAAAGGTATTGGCTGATAATAACCTGGAAAAATATCGGGCCAAGTTCCCCAAGCCTACACAAACCATTAATAAACAGTATGAATGTATGTCGGTAAGACCAGCCGAAAACGATTCCATCGATTTCCTGAATTCAGACAGCTTGTTTATTGAAGAGGAGGAGCCGGAGTATATTGAAACCACTCCCCCTCCGGCCCTTTAA
- a CDS encoding glycoside hydrolase family 97 protein: MITMKQILLATVLLFSAGLLSAETVKSPNGAMVLNVELKNGVPVYRLDYKNQAVVKESKLGLELKDGKNLTDGFELTKTETASFDESWNPVWGEVKTIRNNYNELAVTLTQPSTSRHILIRFRVFNDGIGFRYEFPQQENLNYFTIKEEKTQFAMTGDHKAFWLPGDYDTQEYSTMTSNLSEIRGLMDEAITPNSSQTPFSPTGVQTSLMMKSKEGLYINIHEAALIDYSCMHLNLDDKNFIFESWLTPDAIGDKGYMQTPCQSPWRTVIVSDDAREILASKMILNLNEPTKYEDTSWIKPVKYIGVWWEMITGKSTWAYTDLPSVKLGVTDYSKTKPNGKHAANNTKVKEYIDFAALHGFDAVLVEGWNEGWEDWFGKTKDYVFDFVTPYPDFDVKELNRYAASKGVKLMMHHETSGSVRNYERHMDKAYQFMVDNGYNSVKSGYVGDMIPRGEYHYGQWLVNHYLYAVTKAAEYKIMVNAHEAVRPTGLCRTYPNLIGNESARGTEYEAFGGNNADHTTILPFTRLMGGPMDYTPGIFVTQVNKINPDNNSFVHSTLARQLALYVTMYSPLQMAADLPEHYNQYLDAFQFIKDVAIDWDESKYLEAEPGDYITVARKAKGSSSWFVGNTSDENGHASTLKLDFLDAGKKYIATIYSDAKDAHYETNPQAYTIRKGVVTSKSVLQLKAAPGGGYAISIVEATDNASVKGLKKL; the protein is encoded by the coding sequence ATTATCACCATGAAACAAATTTTATTAGCTACAGTTTTATTGTTCTCGGCAGGTTTGCTGAGTGCTGAGACCGTCAAATCTCCCAACGGAGCGATGGTACTAAACGTAGAGCTCAAGAACGGAGTACCTGTTTATCGACTGGACTACAAAAACCAGGCAGTCGTTAAAGAGAGTAAGCTTGGTCTTGAACTTAAAGATGGCAAGAATCTTACGGACGGGTTTGAACTTACAAAAACAGAAACGGCATCGTTCGATGAAAGCTGGAATCCTGTTTGGGGTGAAGTAAAAACCATCCGCAACAACTACAACGAACTGGCAGTCACCCTCACCCAACCTTCAACAAGCAGACATATTTTGATCCGCTTCAGGGTGTTTAACGACGGGATTGGTTTTCGTTATGAGTTCCCTCAACAAGAAAACCTGAACTATTTTACAATCAAGGAGGAAAAAACGCAGTTTGCCATGACAGGCGACCATAAGGCATTCTGGCTTCCGGGCGATTATGATACCCAGGAGTATAGTACGATGACTTCCAATTTATCGGAAATCAGGGGATTGATGGATGAGGCAATCACTCCAAATTCATCGCAGACACCGTTTTCTCCCACCGGAGTACAGACTTCGCTGATGATGAAAAGCAAAGAGGGCCTGTACATCAACATTCATGAAGCGGCATTGATTGATTATTCATGTATGCACTTGAATCTGGATGATAAGAATTTTATTTTTGAATCGTGGTTAACTCCTGATGCTATCGGAGATAAAGGATATATGCAGACTCCCTGTCAGTCGCCCTGGCGTACTGTAATCGTAAGTGACGACGCACGTGAGATACTGGCATCCAAAATGATTCTTAATCTCAACGAACCAACCAAGTACGAAGATACATCGTGGATCAAACCGGTAAAGTATATCGGCGTTTGGTGGGAAATGATTACGGGTAAGAGCACCTGGGCCTATACGGATTTACCTTCTGTTAAATTGGGTGTGACCGATTACTCTAAAACCAAGCCCAATGGTAAGCATGCTGCCAATAATACAAAAGTGAAGGAATATATTGATTTTGCTGCCCTTCACGGATTCGATGCCGTATTGGTAGAGGGTTGGAACGAAGGTTGGGAAGACTGGTTTGGAAAGACCAAGGATTATGTTTTCGATTTTGTAACTCCTTATCCTGATTTTGATGTAAAGGAACTGAACCGCTATGCAGCTTCCAAAGGGGTGAAACTGATGATGCACCACGAAACATCGGGTTCGGTACGGAATTACGAACGTCATATGGATAAAGCATACCAATTTATGGTAGACAACGGATATAATTCAGTAAAAAGTGGTTATGTAGGAGATATGATTCCCCGGGGTGAATATCACTACGGTCAGTGGTTGGTTAACCATTACCTGTATGCAGTAACTAAAGCGGCCGAATATAAAATTATGGTAAATGCGCACGAAGCGGTCCGCCCGACAGGACTTTGCCGCACCTACCCTAACCTGATTGGAAACGAATCGGCCCGTGGTACCGAATATGAGGCATTTGGTGGTAACAACGCAGACCATACAACTATTCTGCCATTCACCCGTTTAATGGGTGGTCCGATGGATTACACTCCCGGTATTTTTGTTACGCAGGTAAATAAAATCAATCCGGACAATAATTCGTTCGTGCATTCTACTCTTGCCCGCCAGCTTGCTCTTTACGTAACCATGTATAGTCCGCTGCAAATGGCTGCCGATCTGCCCGAACATTACAACCAATATCTGGATGCCTTCCAGTTTATTAAGGATGTGGCAATCGACTGGGACGAAAGCAAGTATCTGGAGGCAGAGCCGGGCGATTACATCACTGTAGCCCGCAAGGCAAAGGGTTCATCCTCCTGGTTTGTGGGTAATACCAGCGACGAGAACGGACATGCCTCAACGTTAAAGCTTGATTTTCTGGATGCTGGTAAAAAGTACATAGCCACTATTTACAGCGATGCTAAAGATGCACACTACGAAACCAATCCCCAGGCCTATACCATCCGCAAAGGAGTGGTAACCAGCAAATCAGTTTTACAGCTTAAGGCTGCACCGGGCGGTGGATATGCCATCAGCATTGTTGAGGCAACAGACAACGCATCTGTAAAAGGATTAAAGAAGCTATAA